The following coding sequences are from one Alosa alosa isolate M-15738 ecotype Scorff River chromosome 13, AALO_Geno_1.1, whole genome shotgun sequence window:
- the LOC125306195 gene encoding basic helix-loop-helix transcription factor scleraxis-like yields the protein MSFAMMRPSAGHLLCSELGTLSGDEENSSEDSHSDHKSFCLDAASLGGLKATSRKRKLGCRPTQTGDARAFVAEYRQRNAANARERDRTNSVNTAFTALRTLIPTEPADRKLSKIETLRLASSYISHLGNVLLLGEASADGQPCNRSPSGLHRTPRGHTRNAPPSPDTENSQPKQICTFCLSNQRRMNKDRDRKSAIRN from the coding sequence ATGTCTTTTGCCATGATGCGGCCAAGCGCCGGACACCTCCTGTGCTCGGAGCTGGGCACCCTGTCAGGGGACGAGGAGAACAGCAGCGAGGACTCACACTCTGACCACAAGTCCTTCTGTCTGGACGCGGCCAGCCTGGGAGGCCTGAAGGCCACATCCAGGAAGCGCAAGCTAGGCTGTCGGCCGACCCAGACGGGCGACGCACGCGCATTTGTGGCTGAGTACCGCCAGCGGAACGCGGCGAACGCCCGAGAGCGCGACCGCACCAACAGCGTGAACACGGCCTTCACGGCGCTGCGGACACTCATCCCCACCGAGCCGGCCGACCGCAAGCTGTCCAAGATCGAGACTCTGCGCCTGGCGTCCAGCTACATCTCCCACCTGGGTAACGTGTTGCTGCTGGGGGAGGCCAGCGCCGACGGGCAGCCCTGCAACCGCTCACCCTCTGGCCTCCACCGGACCCCACGGGGCCACACGCGCAACGCCCCCCCCAGCCCCGACACTGAGAACTCACAGCCCAAACAGATCTGCACCTTCTGTCTCAGCAACCAGCGCAGAATG